The genomic window ACCCTGATGGAGATGAAGAGCTCCTTGAACTTACGGCTCAGGGTCTGTTCCTGGCTCAGCCGTGTGTTCTTGACGTACTGCTGGGTGATCGTCGAGCCGCCCTGGGTCTCGCCGCCCGTCGCCATGTTGAAGAGGGCACGACCGATACCCATCGGGTCGACGCCCGAGTCCTTGCGGAAGGTCTTGTTCTCGGCGGAGATCACCGCGTTCTGCATTTCGAGCGGGATCTGCGCTATCGGGATGATCTGGCGGTTGACCTCACCACCGGTGGCGGCCATCTGTGTGCCGTCCGCCCAGTAGTAGACGTTGTTCTGCGCCTTCGAGGCGAGGTTCTGGTCGGGCACGCCCACCATCGCGTACGCAATGGTCCCCGCCGCCATCAGGCTCCCGAGGAAGGCCAGGCACAGCCCGCTCGCGAGCTTCCACGACGGCACCCAGCGCCGCCAGCCGTACTTGTCGTGGCGCGGATAGTCGATCAGCCGCTTCTTTCCGGGGTAACCGCCCCGGCCACGGCCGCCAGGGCCGCCGGAATCACCTCCGCCACGGCGGCCGCCGTGGCCTCCGTAGCCTGCTCCACCGCCCTCGGCGGCCCTTCTGCGGCCCCCACCGCTGCGCTGCGCCGCGCGCCGGGCCTCGGCGCGCCCGCCGTACGGCCGCTCCTGCTCGTACGCGTCGGAAGGGGATCCGGTGCTGGTGCCCCGGGAGGGGGCTGCGCGGCGGCCTGAGGGCTGCTGTGCGGCGCGCCTGGCCGCGGCGCGTCCGCCGCCCTGGGGCTGCGGCGGTTTGCGACGGTGCTCGCTCATCGAACGACTACTCCTCGGGCAGGCATGAATGCCTGGAAGCGGCAGTTGAGATCCGGTCCCCCCGATATGGATACGGACGAGCCCGCCGGGGGGCTCATCCGTGGTGCATCCAGGACGACGACGCTTGGCGGCGTCACACGGTTCCCGGTGGTCTGCATGCCGCACAGACTACGCACGGCCAAAACCTCCCTAGGGGACGATTTCACCCCAAAGCAGGCAACTTATGTGGCGTGAATTAGTGATGTGACGCCGGTCACGATGCCTCCTCTTGTCGCAACAGGAGAGCCGTTCTATCGTCTGGATGTATCGAGTCGATACATCACTACGGCATAGGGGCCGAGGAAGGCGGAGGAGGCGATCGATGAGCAGACGTTCCGGCATCCTCGAGTTCGCCGTTCTGGGCCTGCTCCGCGAGGCTCCGATGCACGGATACGAGCTGCGCAAGCGGCTCAACACGTCGCTGGGGATCTTCCGCGCGTTCAGTTACGGGACCCTCTATCCCTGTCTCAAGACGCTGGTCGCCAACGGCTGGTTGATCGAGGAGCCGGGCAGTGCCCCCGAGGACGCCCTCGCCGCGTCCCTCGCCGGCCGTCGGGCGAAGATCGTCTACCGGCTGACGGCAGAAGGTAAGGAGCACTTCGAGGAGCTCCTGTCCCACACGGGCCCCGACGCCTGGGAGGACGAGCACTTCGCAGCCCGGTTCGCCTTCTTCGGCCAGACGGAGCGCGAGGTACGGATGCGCGTGCTGGAGGGCCGCCGCAGCCGGCTGGAGGAGCGCCTGGAGAAAATGCGCGCCTCTCTCGCCCGCACGCGCGAGCGCCTCGACGACTACACGCTTGAGCTGCAGCGGCACGGCATGGAGTCCGTGGAGCGCGAGGTGCGCTGGCTGAACGAGCTCATCGAGAGCGAGCGGGCCGGGCGGGATCAGCGACGATCCCCTTCCGGCGAGGACGACGCTCCGCAGGACTACACATCTGGAGAGACGGGCGGCCTGCCCCGGCACCGGGGCGAAGCGCCCCCTGAGGGGAGCCCTTCCGGGCACCCCGAGCAGCCGGATCCGTCCGAAGACACCACCAAGTGAGGCCCCGCATCCACGCAGGGTCTCGTACGAGAACAAACAGGGAGCAACCGGAATGGGTTCGGTTCGCGTAGCCATCGTCGGCGTGGGCAACTGCGCCGCCTCGCTGGTGCAGGGCGTCGAGTACTACAAGGACGCCGACCCGGCCGCCAAGGTGCCGGGTCTGATGCACGTCCAGTTCGGCGACTACCACGTCCGTGACGTCGAGTTCGTCGCCGCCTTCGATGTCGACGCGAAGAAGGTCGGGCTCGACCTCGCGGACGCCATCGGTGCCAGCGAGAACAACACCATCAAGATCTGCGACGTCCCGGCCACGGGTGTGAAGGTCCAGCGCGGCCACACCCTCGACGGTCTGGGCAAGTACTACCGCGAGACCATCGAGGAGTCCCCCGAGACCCCGGTCGACGTCGTCCAGGTCCTCAAGGACAAGCAGGTCGACGTTCTTGTCTGCTACCTACCGGTGGGTTCCGAGGACGCCGCGAAGTTCTACGCCCAGTGCGCAATCGACGCCAAGGTCGGCTTCGTCAACGCCCTCCCGGTCTTCATCGCCGGCACCAAGGAATGGGCCGACAAGTTCACCGAGGCCGGCGTCCCGATCGTCGGTGACGACATCAAGTCGCAGGTCGGCGCCACCATCACGCACCGCGTCATGGCGAAGCTGTTCGAGGACCGGGGCGTCATCCTGGACCGCACGATGCAGCTGAACGTCGGCGGCAACATGGACTTCAAGAACATGCTCGAGCGCGAGCGCCTGGAGTCCAAGAAGATCTCCAAGACGCAGGCCGTCACCTCCCAGATCCCCGACCGGGAGCTCGGCGAGAAGAACGTCCACATCGGCCCGTCGGACTACGTGGCCTGGCTCGACGACCGCAAGTGGGCGTACGTCCGCCTGGAGGGCCGCGCGTTCGGCGATGTCCCGCTGAACCTGGAGTACAAGCTCGAGGTATGGGACTCCCCGAACTCGGCGGGTGTCATCATCGACGCCCTGCGCGCCGCGAAGATCGCCAAGGATCGGGGTATCGGCGGTCCGATCCTCTCCGCCTCCTCGTACTTCATGAAGTCTCCGCCGGTCCAGTACTTCGACGACGAGGCCCGCGAGAACGTGGAGAAGTTCATCCGGGGCGAGGTCGAGCGCTAGCCAGACGCTGCGCCGCCCGTCATCGAGACGGAGCGCGGTGCACCACTCGTCCGTCCTTATGGACAAGCAGAGGGTCCCCGTGGCGTATGTCCGGGGACCCTCTGCTTGTGT from Streptomyces sp. FIT100 includes these protein-coding regions:
- a CDS encoding PadR family transcriptional regulator, translated to MSRRSGILEFAVLGLLREAPMHGYELRKRLNTSLGIFRAFSYGTLYPCLKTLVANGWLIEEPGSAPEDALAASLAGRRAKIVYRLTAEGKEHFEELLSHTGPDAWEDEHFAARFAFFGQTEREVRMRVLEGRRSRLEERLEKMRASLARTRERLDDYTLELQRHGMESVEREVRWLNELIESERAGRDQRRSPSGEDDAPQDYTSGETGGLPRHRGEAPPEGSPSGHPEQPDPSEDTTK
- a CDS encoding inositol-3-phosphate synthase is translated as MGSVRVAIVGVGNCAASLVQGVEYYKDADPAAKVPGLMHVQFGDYHVRDVEFVAAFDVDAKKVGLDLADAIGASENNTIKICDVPATGVKVQRGHTLDGLGKYYRETIEESPETPVDVVQVLKDKQVDVLVCYLPVGSEDAAKFYAQCAIDAKVGFVNALPVFIAGTKEWADKFTEAGVPIVGDDIKSQVGATITHRVMAKLFEDRGVILDRTMQLNVGGNMDFKNMLERERLESKKISKTQAVTSQIPDRELGEKNVHIGPSDYVAWLDDRKWAYVRLEGRAFGDVPLNLEYKLEVWDSPNSAGVIIDALRAAKIAKDRGIGGPILSASSYFMKSPPVQYFDDEARENVEKFIRGEVER